In Methanomicrobium antiquum, one DNA window encodes the following:
- a CDS encoding cobalt-precorrin-7 (C(5))-methyltransferase, with product MIIVGAGCGPGMLTEEAINAVKKATLIYGSKRAIDICRKYISASCRVHEITDYKALHELPDDAVVLSTGDPMLAGLGYLKGTIIPGISSMQYSFAKLKIPLTRAVVVNAHGKNHESAVLKTLEEIKRGYIVFLIADPEFDFLNLCSFLSTYDSEIKISVCENMGYKDEKITTSSVSRPGVAIKSRLFALIAGKY from the coding sequence ATGATTATTGTTGGTGCAGGATGCGGACCAGGGATGCTTACAGAAGAGGCAATAAATGCTGTAAAAAAAGCTACTCTCATCTACGGCTCAAAAAGGGCCATTGATATCTGTAGAAAATATATAAGTGCTTCATGCAGGGTTCACGAGATAACAGATTACAAAGCCCTTCATGAGCTTCCAGACGATGCTGTAGTGCTTTCAACCGGAGATCCCATGCTTGCAGGTCTTGGCTATCTTAAAGGAACAATTATTCCCGGCATTTCTTCTATGCAGTATTCTTTTGCAAAATTAAAAATTCCCTTAACTCGTGCAGTTGTTGTAAATGCGCATGGCAAGAATCATGAAAGTGCTGTTTTAAAAACTCTTGAAGAAATAAAAAGAGGCTATATTGTTTTTTTGATCGCTGATCCTGAATTTGATTTTTTAAATTTATGCAGTTTTTTAAGCACATATGATTCTGAAATTAAAATATCAGTCTGTGAAAATATGGGATATAAAGATGAAAAAATAACAACCTCATCTGTATCCAGACCCGGGGTTGCGATAAAAAGTCGTCTATTTGCCCTTATTGCAGGAAAATATTGA
- the cobJ gene encoding precorrin-3B C(17)-methyltransferase gives MQSSDKGKLYIVGTGPGSTSYLTKRAIEAVDESDYVIGNDFYLNLIKDHLNGKEIIWSSMGKEVERARKCIELAKENIVSMVSGGDPGVYGMAGIVLEVLEHDGADIDFEVIPGVTAATAAASRIGSPLSGDFATISLSDLLTPMEIIEKRLNLAFQMGIPVSLYNPKSRGRPDNLGVALSWALKFKNPDTPVAVVKNACRDNEESRFYTLQELFDDDSYVDMHSIVIIGGDESRFMQIGEKKGIITPRGYERKYIY, from the coding sequence TTGCAATCATCAGATAAGGGCAAACTCTATATCGTTGGAACAGGTCCCGGGAGCACATCATATCTCACAAAAAGAGCTATAGAAGCAGTAGATGAATCTGATTATGTCATCGGAAATGACTTTTACCTTAATTTGATAAAGGATCATCTTAATGGAAAAGAGATCATCTGGAGTTCAATGGGAAAGGAGGTTGAACGCGCCAGAAAATGTATTGAGCTTGCAAAAGAAAATATAGTTTCAATGGTAAGCGGCGGAGATCCGGGTGTTTATGGTATGGCAGGAATTGTTCTTGAAGTGCTGGAGCATGACGGTGCAGATATTGATTTTGAGGTGATTCCTGGCGTTACAGCTGCAACTGCCGCGGCATCAAGAATAGGATCACCTCTTTCAGGGGATTTTGCAACAATATCTTTGTCTGATCTACTAACACCCATGGAAATTATCGAAAAAAGACTTAATCTTGCATTCCAGATGGGCATTCCGGTTTCTTTATATAATCCTAAAAGCCGTGGCAGACCGGATAATCTCGGAGTTGCACTTTCATGGGCATTAAAATTCAAAAATCCTGACACACCTGTTGCAGTTGTAAAAAATGCATGCAGAGATAATGAAGAATCAAGATTTTATACTCTTCAGGAACTCTTTGATGATGACAGTTATGTTGACATGCACTCAATTGTTATAATCGGGGGAGATGAATCACGATTCATGCAGATTGGAGAGAAAAAAGGAATAATCACACCGAGGGGTTATGAGCGAAAATACATATATTGA
- a CDS encoding cobalt-factor II C(20)-methyltransferase has protein sequence MLVAVGIGPGDPELLTVKAVRMIKEADCVFVPGNVAKEIISPYRDDPVVLSFPMTDDEDYIKKCMYKNADLIVPVAKKGLAVFCILGDPNFYGTFKRLCDIIDEKYPSIEYKTIPGISSITAFASASEVNINGGILITDGSPQDSKILLKVKNPKKIMKNLKTEGYREFILAEKMYMKDQKIFRNEEIPEKSSYFSVMFARK, from the coding sequence AATGATAAAAGAAGCAGACTGTGTTTTTGTTCCCGGAAATGTAGCAAAAGAAATAATCTCTCCCTACAGAGACGACCCTGTTGTTCTTTCATTCCCAATGACTGATGATGAAGACTACATAAAGAAATGTATGTACAAAAACGCAGATCTAATAGTTCCTGTTGCAAAAAAAGGTCTTGCAGTCTTCTGTATTCTTGGAGATCCCAATTTTTATGGAACATTCAAAAGACTATGTGACATAATTGATGAAAAATATCCTTCTATAGAATACAAAACAATTCCTGGAATAAGCTCCATTACAGCATTTGCATCCGCCTCAGAGGTAAATATAAACGGAGGAATTTTAATAACAGACGGATCACCACAAGACTCAAAGATTCTTTTAAAGGTTAAAAATCCTAAAAAAATTATGAAAAATCTTAAAACAGAAGGTTACAGGGAATTTATCCTTGCAGAAAAGATGTATATGAAAGATCAAAAAATATTCCGAAACGAAGAAATTCCAGAGAAAAGCTCATATTTCAGCGTTATGTTTGCGAGGAAATAA
- a CDS encoding cobalt-precorrin-4/precorrin-4 C(11)-methyltransferase: protein MNEVYIVGAGCGDPDLITVKGKKLLDMADILIYAGSLVNPVLVENCPASEKYDSWGMKLEEMTKIMSEGAKSGKIVVRLHSGDPSLYGAIIEQVTLLKQDGIETIRVPGVSSMFGAAAALGTQLTLRGVSESVIVTRPAGTTLKKDQIAEMSELGETMVIFLGTEHMEEIFAKVRCPPDTPAAVVYKATWPDEKIIKGTVSDVAKKARYAGIDKTALIIIGKVVDAIDSGFVNSYLYE from the coding sequence ATGAATGAAGTATATATTGTCGGTGCAGGCTGTGGAGACCCTGATTTGATAACTGTCAAAGGCAAAAAACTGCTTGATATGGCAGATATTTTAATTTATGCAGGTTCGCTTGTAAACCCGGTTCTGGTTGAGAATTGTCCGGCATCTGAAAAATATGACAGCTGGGGAATGAAGCTTGAAGAAATGACAAAAATCATGTCTGAAGGTGCAAAATCAGGTAAAATTGTCGTCAGACTTCATTCAGGTGATCCATCTCTATATGGTGCAATAATTGAGCAGGTCACTCTTTTAAAACAGGATGGGATAGAGACAATAAGAGTGCCAGGCGTTTCATCAATGTTCGGCGCCGCCGCGGCACTTGGCACACAGCTTACACTAAGAGGGGTATCAGAGTCTGTAATTGTAACAAGGCCTGCAGGAACGACTCTTAAAAAGGACCAAATCGCAGAAATGTCTGAACTGGGCGAGACCATGGTCATTTTTTTGGGAACAGAACATATGGAAGAAATTTTTGCTAAAGTCAGATGTCCGCCTGATACTCCTGCGGCGGTAGTTTACAAAGCAACATGGCCTGACGAAAAAATTATCAAGGGAACAGTATCTGATGTTGCTAAAAAGGCACGATATGCAGGGATTGATAAAACTGCACTGATTATCATCGGGAAAGTAGTGGATGCAATTGATTCCGGATTTGTAAATTCATATTTATACGAATGA
- the cbiG gene encoding cobalt-precorrin 5A hydrolase, producing the protein MKDTAVISLKAFEEEAGKLACAVDAEYLEYNSEIFKECFSRFKNIIAVMSAGIAVRGIAGLLADKWTDPCVVVVSPDFKYAIPIAGGHHGGNALAKKLERFGLISVITTATETKGLMSVESVADIENLEILNKDSTRTVNAAIISGKIPRYILTGPAIASVSPAVSILLKRGEYIVGVGCRRGVSKDEVLNAIYESLKISGIKKEDILAYTTTKLKEDETGLIDAINSLGGNLVFLEDEAINMQNPPSPSRASDKIGLCGVCESSALALSKRKEIIMKKNVFGRVTIAIIR; encoded by the coding sequence ATGAAAGATACTGCAGTAATTTCCTTAAAGGCGTTTGAAGAAGAGGCAGGAAAACTAGCCTGTGCTGTTGATGCGGAATATCTGGAATATAATTCTGAGATATTCAAAGAATGTTTTTCACGTTTCAAAAATATTATAGCTGTAATGTCTGCCGGCATTGCTGTCAGAGGTATTGCCGGTCTTTTAGCTGATAAATGGACAGACCCTTGTGTTGTTGTTGTAAGTCCTGATTTTAAGTATGCAATTCCTATTGCAGGAGGTCATCATGGCGGAAACGCACTTGCAAAAAAATTAGAGAGGTTTGGATTAATTTCTGTAATTACAACCGCAACTGAGACAAAAGGCCTGATGTCTGTTGAATCTGTAGCTGATATTGAGAATCTTGAAATTTTAAACAAGGACTCAACAAGGACAGTTAATGCCGCAATCATAAGTGGAAAAATTCCCCGCTATATCCTGACAGGCCCTGCAATAGCATCCGTATCACCTGCTGTGTCAATCCTTCTAAAAAGAGGTGAATACATAGTAGGGGTTGGATGCAGAAGAGGAGTTTCAAAAGATGAAGTATTAAACGCTATTTATGAGTCATTAAAAATTTCAGGAATAAAAAAAGAAGACATTTTGGCCTACACAACCACTAAATTAAAAGAGGATGAGACAGGCCTTATAGATGCAATAAATTCATTAGGTGGAAATCTTGTTTTTCTGGAGGATGAAGCAATAAACATGCAAAATCCTCCATCACCATCAAGAGCATCTGATAAAATAGGGCTTTGTGGAGTCTGTGAATCATCAGCGCTTGCGTTATCCAAGAGAAAAGAGATAATTATGAAAAAAAATGTATTTGGGAGAGTTACAATTGCAATCATCAGATAA
- a CDS encoding energy-coupling factor ABC transporter ATP-binding protein, with amino-acid sequence MNTLIEIKKLNYCYPNGPDALKNINFSIKKGEKIALVGPNGAGKSTLLLMLNGMLKPDSGEVSYLGEPVKYDRKNLRELRRKVGFVFQNPDTQIIAPTVFQDVAFGPVNLGFSGDEVKNTVLLSLSKVGLRGFEKRPPHQLSGGEKKRVAMAGILAMNPDVLVFDEPTSALDPAGSEDIMELLDEMHADGKTIIISTHDVELAYPWADRVILLNRGSILAQGIPDEVFYDKALVKYAKLSMPVLLELYESLTERGLKKSENLPKSILDFVHILSLNNIGNYPAEKKEKIKCGRIHLVDVDKVKPGEIQKIIIENEILAIGAMGSKAKLMAEIGNIEPDFTYGVIDKCLLKAINGKNTMIITSAGMIKRVHDRVFEFNKESLRDIEILDFKNYAN; translated from the coding sequence ATGAATACACTAATAGAAATAAAAAAACTGAATTACTGTTACCCAAATGGTCCTGATGCTTTAAAAAATATTAATTTCAGCATAAAAAAAGGTGAAAAGATTGCACTTGTCGGACCTAACGGGGCAGGCAAATCAACACTTTTGTTAATGTTAAACGGGATGTTAAAACCTGATTCCGGAGAAGTATCATATCTTGGAGAACCGGTAAAATATGACCGGAAAAACCTTCGTGAACTTAGAAGGAAAGTTGGGTTTGTCTTCCAAAATCCTGATACGCAAATAATTGCTCCTACAGTTTTTCAGGATGTTGCTTTTGGTCCGGTAAATCTGGGTTTCTCCGGTGATGAAGTAAAAAATACAGTTCTTCTATCTCTTTCAAAAGTAGGACTTAGGGGATTTGAAAAAAGACCACCTCATCAGCTGAGTGGTGGTGAGAAAAAAAGAGTTGCAATGGCCGGAATTTTGGCTATGAACCCTGATGTTTTAGTATTTGATGAACCAACAAGTGCACTTGATCCGGCAGGTTCAGAGGATATTATGGAGCTTTTGGATGAGATGCACGCTGATGGAAAAACAATTATCATTTCAACTCATGATGTTGAGCTTGCATACCCTTGGGCAGACAGAGTTATTCTTCTAAACAGGGGAAGTATTCTCGCTCAGGGGATTCCTGATGAGGTTTTTTATGACAAGGCTCTTGTCAAATATGCAAAACTTTCAATGCCTGTTCTTTTGGAGCTTTATGAGAGTCTTACTGAAAGAGGACTGAAAAAATCTGAAAACCTTCCAAAATCTATTCTTGATTTTGTTCATATCCTCTCTTTAAACAATATAGGCAATTATCCTGCTGAGAAAAAGGAAAAAATAAAATGCGGCAGAATTCATCTGGTCGATGTTGATAAGGTAAAACCCGGGGAAATTCAAAAAATAATCATTGAAAATGAGATACTGGCAATTGGGGCAATGGGTTCAAAAGCCAAACTTATGGCAGAAATAGGAAATATTGAACCGGATTTCACATATGGTGTTATTGACAAATGTCTATTAAAAGCCATTAACGGCAAAAACACAATGATTATTACATCTGCAGGGATGATTAAAAGAGTTCATGACAGAGTCTTTGAATTTAATAAGGAAAGTCTTAGAGATATTGAAATTCTGGATTTTAAAAATTATGCTAATTAA
- a CDS encoding cobalt-precorrin-5B (C(1))-methyltransferase → MVTDPVTGYEYPKSWINACPDKKSLELAQKGLGILTSDGSVLKRGFTTGTTAAAACKAAVLSLKSSNNPVVSVSIKLPYNLIFEVLAEGKYGTGKSRKYSGDYKDDITSEILFCAKAIPKKSGVELIAGEGIGRYERDTPRFKKGEPAISKTAMDCILSSIKEALKDAGVSGVLVELTIPDGRETALKTLNPKIGIKRGISVLGSTGLVEPWDDHLTESAIERIKGYEKVVLTTGRVGLRYSRLMFPNHEVVLVGKYMEKGIIAAENSKEVILCGLPALIMKFIDPDILKDTKYCTVEDMSVSQEWDRIVRETFSKSKKKFPDLRVVLIDRNGVITGDSG, encoded by the coding sequence ATGGTAACCGATCCTGTAACAGGCTATGAGTATCCGAAATCATGGATTAACGCATGCCCTGATAAAAAAAGCCTTGAGCTTGCACAAAAAGGTCTTGGTATCTTAACATCAGACGGTTCTGTTTTAAAAAGAGGGTTTACGACCGGAACAACAGCCGCGGCGGCATGCAAAGCCGCAGTTCTCTCACTTAAAAGTTCTAACAACCCGGTTGTTTCCGTAAGTATAAAATTGCCATACAATCTTATATTCGAGGTATTAGCTGAAGGAAAATACGGCACAGGTAAAAGCAGAAAATATTCAGGCGATTATAAGGATGATATAACATCTGAAATTCTTTTCTGTGCCAAAGCAATTCCAAAAAAATCCGGAGTTGAACTGATAGCCGGGGAAGGTATCGGGAGATATGAAAGAGATACACCACGCTTCAAAAAAGGTGAACCTGCGATAAGCAAAACTGCCATGGACTGTATTTTATCATCTATAAAAGAGGCTTTGAAAGATGCAGGTGTCAGTGGAGTCTTGGTTGAGCTGACAATACCCGATGGAAGAGAAACAGCTCTTAAGACACTCAATCCAAAGATTGGGATTAAAAGAGGCATTTCTGTTCTTGGTTCAACAGGCCTTGTCGAACCCTGGGATGATCATCTGACAGAGTCTGCTATTGAAAGAATAAAAGGATATGAAAAAGTTGTTCTCACAACAGGAAGAGTGGGACTTAGATATTCAAGATTAATGTTTCCAAATCATGAGGTTGTACTTGTCGGCAAATACATGGAAAAAGGAATAATCGCCGCTGAAAACTCAAAAGAAGTCATTCTCTGTGGGCTTCCTGCCCTTATAATGAAGTTCATAGATCCTGATATTCTAAAAGATACTAAATACTGCACAGTAGAGGATATGAGTGTATCGCAGGAATGGGACAGGATTGTCAGAGAAACCTTTTCAAAAAGCAAAAAAAAGTTTCCTGATTTGAGAGTTGTATTAATAGACAGAAACGGAGTAATTACAGGTGATTCAGGATGA
- a CDS encoding precorrin-8X methylmutase, giving the protein MSENTYIDPGADTKEGFKISSESRAIAKEIIGNNTLEDRIKQRCAISVGDFIMADLMEFRNDPINAGLKALLNKALIITDIKMVHTGIRKKEHESEVVCALDYGSEISQKKGITRSSAGFIALKDRIEGSIVVIGNAPSALMTVCDIIDEGIKPALVIGSAVGFVNAKESKELLRTKDVPSISNRGTRGGTPPAVAALNEIITMYIERKN; this is encoded by the coding sequence ATGAGCGAAAATACATATATTGATCCGGGAGCGGATACAAAGGAAGGCTTTAAAATTTCTTCTGAAAGCCGGGCAATTGCAAAAGAAATTATCGGCAATAATACTTTGGAAGACAGAATAAAACAAAGATGTGCAATATCTGTTGGTGATTTTATTATGGCAGATCTTATGGAGTTTAGAAATGATCCCATAAATGCCGGACTTAAAGCTCTTTTAAATAAGGCTCTGATAATAACCGATATCAAAATGGTACACACAGGTATCAGAAAAAAAGAACATGAAAGTGAAGTTGTATGTGCACTTGATTACGGATCTGAAATCTCGCAAAAAAAAGGGATTACAAGAAGTTCTGCAGGATTTATTGCACTTAAAGACAGAATTGAAGGCTCAATCGTTGTTATTGGAAACGCACCATCAGCTCTTATGACTGTCTGCGATATTATTGATGAGGGAATAAAACCTGCTCTTGTAATAGGGAGTGCTGTTGGCTTTGTCAACGCCAAAGAATCAAAAGAGCTTTTAAGGACAAAAGATGTCCCGTCAATTTCAAACAGAGGCACAAGAGGGGGCACACCACCTGCAGTAGCCGCACTTAATGAAATCATTACAATGTACATTGAGAGAAAAAACTGA